A genomic stretch from Arthrobacter sp. KBS0702 includes:
- a CDS encoding NAD-dependent succinate-semialdehyde dehydrogenase, whose translation MTAYKTVNPATGETEKEFPLATKEEVETALAAAQQAFLEWRKAPVGERTKVIARVAELYRERQDELARLIAKEMGKPVVEARGEVKLVASIYDYYATEGPEFLKDEPLEVKGGGDALVRSTPIGPLLGIMPWNYPYYQVARFAAPNLVLGNTILLKHAGSCPQSALAIEAIFHDAGLPRGAYTNLFLDNDQVAEIIADSRVQGVSLTGSERAGAAVAEVAGRNLKKYVLELGGSDPFIVLDSDDLDATVKAAVGGRMGNAGQACTASKRFIVLEDLYEPFVEKFTERMARIKPGDPQQEDTRFGPLSSQSAADGLVEQIQDAVDKGATLRTGGHKVDGPGAYVEPTVLTDVTPEMRAFSEELFGPAAVIYKVASVEEAIDLANGSPYGLGGSVFSADPAKAQEVADQLDTGMVFINSVAQTQADMPFGGVKRSGVGRELGRFGMDEFVNKKLIRTPR comes from the coding sequence ATGACTGCCTACAAGACAGTGAACCCCGCGACCGGAGAGACGGAAAAGGAATTTCCGCTTGCTACCAAGGAAGAGGTCGAGACGGCGCTCGCCGCCGCGCAGCAAGCATTCCTCGAGTGGCGCAAGGCGCCCGTGGGGGAGCGCACCAAGGTCATCGCCCGGGTCGCCGAGCTGTACCGGGAGCGCCAGGATGAACTGGCGCGCCTGATTGCCAAGGAGATGGGCAAGCCCGTGGTCGAGGCCCGCGGCGAGGTCAAGCTGGTCGCCTCGATTTACGACTACTACGCCACCGAGGGCCCGGAATTCCTCAAGGACGAGCCGCTGGAGGTCAAGGGCGGCGGCGACGCTCTCGTGCGCTCCACCCCGATCGGCCCCCTGCTGGGCATCATGCCGTGGAACTACCCCTACTACCAAGTGGCCCGCTTCGCCGCGCCCAACCTGGTACTGGGCAACACCATCCTGCTCAAGCACGCCGGCAGCTGCCCGCAGTCGGCGCTGGCCATCGAGGCGATCTTCCACGACGCCGGCCTGCCGAGGGGCGCCTACACCAACCTCTTCCTGGACAACGACCAGGTGGCGGAGATCATCGCGGACTCCCGCGTCCAGGGCGTCTCCCTGACCGGCAGCGAGCGGGCTGGTGCGGCCGTGGCCGAGGTCGCCGGGCGCAACCTCAAGAAGTACGTCCTGGAACTCGGCGGCAGCGACCCCTTCATCGTGCTCGACTCCGATGACCTGGACGCCACCGTCAAGGCCGCCGTCGGGGGCCGGATGGGCAACGCCGGCCAGGCGTGCACCGCGTCCAAGCGGTTCATCGTCCTGGAAGACCTCTACGAGCCGTTCGTGGAGAAGTTCACCGAGCGGATGGCCAGGATCAAGCCCGGCGATCCGCAGCAGGAGGACACCCGGTTCGGTCCGCTGTCCTCCCAGAGCGCCGCGGACGGCCTTGTCGAGCAGATCCAGGACGCCGTGGACAAGGGCGCCACTCTGCGCACGGGCGGCCACAAGGTGGACGGACCCGGCGCCTACGTGGAGCCCACCGTCCTCACCGACGTCACCCCGGAGATGCGCGCCTTCTCCGAGGAGCTGTTCGGGCCCGCCGCCGTCATCTACAAGGTAGCCAGCGTGGAGGAAGCGATCGACCTGGCCAACGGCTCGCCCTACGGCCTGGGCGGCTCGGTGTTTAGCGCCGACCCCGCGAAGGCCCAGGAAGTTGCCGACCAGTTGGACACCGGCATGGTGTTCATCAACTCGGTCGCCCAGACCCAGGCTGACATGCCCTTCGGCGGCGTCAAGCGCTCCGGCGTCGGGCGTGAGCTGGGCCGGTTCGGGATGGACGAGTTTGTGAACAAGAAGCTGATCCGCACCCCGCGCTAA
- a CDS encoding glycoside hydrolase family 65 protein, translating to MALITSDRARFPNDPWQLVETVHLPGNAGTLETLFSLGNGHLGIRGAHWAAADAELPGSFINGFHEIWDIKHAENAYGFARTGQRILYVPDANNFVVIIDGEMLSLEESTVLDYRRSVDFATGVYECRIVWQCRSGATVTTTERRAVGYQSRGSLGISLEVSADREISADVTSAVVNRQDQPVEDHSAHDPRRAGRHAGRVLLPVRLDGGDGSLRLSWEAAESKQRLGMAVDHWTNAGVQPFDTQVDQDDSSVRYVLAVSPDAPFVLEKSVSYAVGRAADEDLADTAESALLSVAEIFAQSAAHYRDYWTTSDIVVGGQEELQQAIRWNLFQLAQATACADVAGIPAKGVSGSGYDGHYFWDQEVYLLPYLTYTNPGNARQVLEFRHDLLPEARIRAKELSVDGALFPWRTINGLEASAYYAAGTAQFHIAAAIAFATNRYIWASGDTEFKETLGADLLIETARMWASLGFFGKDGLFHIHGVTGPDEYTAVVNDNLYTNVMARFNLRAAAALDHPGIDDAEREFWEQAANRMQLPYDEDFKVYSQDNDFMTLEPWDWDTPRSKYPLLLNFHPLVIYRHQVLKQADTVLAMFLQWQDFTAEEKRRAFDFYDPITTGDSTLSACVQGIMAAEVGHGEAALEHFIHALYIDLDDTHGNTIDGVHIASTGGVWSSLVSGFAGLRDQGDVPHFDPRLPADWDALDFHLKLQGRLLHVELEDTQLRLTVPDGAPLEVDVRGERFMVGSEPVTVPLHAVVSPEPTVFPGPATASIPVVRADS from the coding sequence ATGGCTCTCATCACCTCGGACCGCGCCAGGTTCCCCAATGACCCCTGGCAACTTGTGGAGACCGTCCACCTGCCGGGCAACGCCGGAACGCTGGAGACACTCTTCAGCCTCGGCAACGGCCACCTCGGGATCCGGGGCGCCCACTGGGCAGCCGCCGACGCGGAACTCCCGGGCAGCTTCATCAACGGCTTCCACGAGATCTGGGACATCAAGCACGCGGAAAACGCGTACGGCTTCGCCCGCACCGGCCAGCGCATCCTCTACGTGCCGGATGCCAACAACTTCGTTGTCATCATCGACGGCGAGATGCTCAGCCTGGAGGAATCCACGGTCCTGGACTACCGGCGCAGCGTGGACTTCGCCACCGGCGTCTACGAATGCCGCATCGTCTGGCAGTGCCGCTCCGGCGCCACCGTGACCACCACGGAACGCCGAGCGGTGGGCTACCAGTCCCGCGGCTCCCTCGGCATCTCACTGGAGGTCTCGGCGGACCGCGAGATCTCCGCGGACGTCACGTCCGCGGTCGTCAACCGCCAGGACCAGCCGGTGGAGGACCACTCGGCCCACGACCCGCGGCGCGCCGGCCGCCACGCCGGGCGGGTGCTGCTCCCGGTACGGCTCGACGGCGGCGACGGCTCGCTGCGGCTCTCCTGGGAGGCCGCCGAATCCAAGCAGCGGCTCGGCATGGCCGTGGACCACTGGACGAACGCCGGCGTGCAGCCGTTCGACACCCAGGTGGACCAGGACGACAGCAGCGTCCGCTACGTCCTCGCGGTCAGCCCCGACGCCCCGTTCGTGCTGGAAAAGAGCGTCAGCTACGCGGTGGGGCGGGCCGCGGACGAGGACCTCGCCGACACCGCTGAGTCCGCCCTGTTGTCTGTGGCCGAGATCTTTGCCCAGAGCGCGGCGCACTACCGCGACTACTGGACCACCAGCGACATCGTCGTCGGCGGCCAGGAGGAACTGCAGCAGGCCATCCGCTGGAACCTTTTCCAGCTGGCGCAGGCCACGGCGTGCGCCGACGTGGCGGGCATCCCCGCCAAGGGCGTGTCCGGCTCCGGCTACGACGGGCACTACTTCTGGGACCAGGAGGTGTACCTGCTGCCCTACCTGACCTACACCAACCCGGGTAACGCCCGCCAGGTTCTGGAGTTCCGCCACGACCTGCTGCCCGAGGCCCGGATCCGCGCCAAGGAGCTCAGCGTCGACGGCGCCCTGTTCCCCTGGCGCACCATCAACGGCCTGGAGGCCAGCGCCTACTACGCCGCAGGCACTGCGCAGTTCCACATCGCCGCCGCGATCGCCTTCGCCACGAACCGGTACATCTGGGCCAGCGGCGACACGGAGTTCAAGGAGACCCTCGGCGCCGATCTGCTGATCGAGACGGCACGGATGTGGGCCTCGCTGGGCTTCTTCGGCAAGGACGGGCTGTTCCACATTCACGGGGTCACCGGCCCGGACGAGTACACCGCCGTCGTCAACGACAACCTCTACACCAACGTCATGGCCCGGTTTAATCTGCGTGCCGCCGCAGCGCTGGACCACCCGGGGATCGACGACGCCGAGCGGGAGTTCTGGGAGCAGGCCGCGAACCGGATGCAGCTGCCGTACGACGAGGACTTCAAGGTCTACTCGCAGGACAACGACTTCATGACCCTGGAGCCTTGGGACTGGGACACTCCGCGGTCCAAGTACCCGCTGCTGCTGAACTTCCACCCGCTCGTGATTTACCGGCACCAGGTCCTTAAGCAGGCCGACACCGTGCTGGCGATGTTCCTGCAGTGGCAGGACTTCACGGCGGAGGAGAAGCGCCGCGCCTTCGATTTCTACGACCCCATCACCACCGGGGACTCCACCCTCTCCGCGTGTGTGCAGGGCATTATGGCGGCCGAGGTAGGCCACGGGGAGGCTGCGCTGGAGCACTTCATCCACGCCCTCTACATCGACCTTGACGACACCCACGGCAACACGATCGACGGTGTGCACATCGCCTCCACCGGCGGGGTCTGGAGCTCGCTGGTCAGCGGCTTCGCCGGCCTGAGGGATCAGGGCGACGTGCCGCACTTCGATCCGCGGCTGCCTGCCGACTGGGACGCCCTGGACTTCCACCTGAAACTGCAGGGCAGGCTGCTGCACGTCGAACTGGAGGACACCCAGCTCCGGCTGACCGTCCCGGACGGGGCGCCGCTGGAAGTCGACGTTCGCGGGGAGCGGTTCATGGTCGGCAGCGAACCGGTGACCGTGCCGTTGCACGCCGTGGTGAGCCCGGAGCCAACGGTTTTCCCAGGGCCGGCGACGGCGTCGATCCCGGTGGTGCGCGCCGACAGCTAG
- a CDS encoding HAD family phosphatase — MTEISNGTETSSSTEISSSHGRADVLDGASAILFDLDGVLTPTAVVHERAWQELFDGFLKTKPEAPGYRESDYFDHIDGKPRFDGVRDFLASRNIVLPEGPADDDPANDTVHGLGNRKNKVFNDIVAAGGVTPYEGSVRFIEAALGRGLKVAVVSSSRNAVPVLKAAGLSDYFPVVVDGVVAASEGLPGKPSPATYEYAARLLGLPSEACVVVEDAVSGVQAGSAGSFHSVIGVDRGAGRKTLLDAGATIVVGDLAELL, encoded by the coding sequence ATGACTGAGATTTCCAACGGCACTGAGACTTCGAGCAGCACCGAGATTTCCAGCAGCCACGGCCGGGCCGACGTCCTCGACGGCGCCTCCGCGATCCTCTTTGACCTCGACGGCGTCCTGACCCCCACCGCGGTGGTCCACGAACGGGCCTGGCAGGAACTCTTCGACGGGTTCCTGAAGACCAAACCGGAGGCGCCGGGCTACCGCGAGAGCGACTACTTCGACCACATCGACGGCAAGCCCCGGTTCGACGGCGTCCGTGACTTCCTGGCTTCCCGCAACATTGTGCTGCCCGAGGGGCCGGCCGACGACGATCCGGCCAATGACACCGTGCACGGCCTCGGCAACCGCAAGAACAAGGTTTTCAACGACATCGTGGCGGCCGGCGGCGTGACGCCGTACGAGGGTTCGGTCCGTTTCATCGAAGCCGCGCTGGGGCGCGGACTCAAGGTCGCCGTCGTCTCTTCCTCACGCAACGCCGTCCCGGTGCTCAAGGCCGCCGGGCTCTCGGATTATTTCCCGGTGGTGGTGGACGGCGTCGTCGCGGCTTCCGAAGGCCTGCCGGGCAAGCCGAGCCCTGCCACGTACGAATACGCCGCACGGCTGCTGGGTCTGCCCAGCGAAGCATGCGTCGTCGTCGAAGATGCCGTCTCCGGTGTCCAGGCTGGAAGCGCGGGGAGCTTCCACTCGGTCATCGGAGTCGACCGCGGAGCGGGCCGGAAGACCCTGCTCGACGCGGGCGCCACGATCGTGGTCGGCGATCTGGCCGAACTGCTCTAA